The following are from one region of the Mesorhizobium sp. B2-8-5 genome:
- a CDS encoding DUF4142 domain-containing protein, producing the protein MFMRPTAALAALFFVSTAPLALAAEKPTDPQIAHIAYTADAIDIEAAKLAIEKSKNKAVVDFAKDMARDHEAVNKQALDLVKKLKVTPEDNDTSKALAKAAEEERAKLAKLKGAAFDKAYIDNEVAYHKQVNGALETLLIPSASNAELKSLLETGLKIFQGHEQHAEHVAGMLK; encoded by the coding sequence ATGTTCATGCGACCGACCGCCGCCCTCGCAGCCCTTTTCTTCGTCAGCACCGCGCCGCTGGCGCTAGCCGCCGAAAAGCCCACCGACCCGCAGATCGCCCACATCGCCTATACGGCCGACGCGATCGACATCGAAGCGGCCAAGCTGGCCATCGAGAAGTCCAAGAACAAGGCGGTCGTCGACTTCGCCAAGGACATGGCGCGCGACCATGAGGCGGTGAACAAGCAGGCGCTCGACCTGGTGAAGAAGCTGAAGGTCACGCCCGAGGACAATGACACCAGCAAGGCGCTGGCCAAGGCGGCGGAGGAAGAACGCGCCAAACTGGCGAAGTTGAAAGGGGCTGCCTTCGACAAGGCCTATATCGATAACGAAGTCGCCTATCACAAGCAGGTCAACGGCGCGCTCGAAACCCTACTAATCCCATCGGCCAGCAATGCCGAACTGAAGAGCCTGCTGGAGACTGGTCTCAAGATCTTCCAGGGACACGAGCAGCATGCCGAACATGTCGCCGGCATGCTGAAATGA
- a CDS encoding cupredoxin family copper-binding protein gives MRPLLLAMALTLIASPALSTTIKVTIDKLVFSPASIQAKVGDTIEWTNNDILAHTATVKGGWDVMIPAKSKGKVTLKAAGAVDYFCRFHPNMKGRIEVAP, from the coding sequence ATGAGGCCGCTGCTTCTTGCCATGGCGCTGACGCTCATCGCTTCGCCGGCGCTTTCGACCACGATCAAGGTGACGATCGACAAGCTGGTCTTCTCGCCGGCAAGCATTCAGGCCAAGGTCGGCGATACGATCGAGTGGACGAACAACGATATTCTCGCCCACACCGCCACGGTCAAAGGCGGCTGGGATGTGATGATCCCGGCAAAGTCGAAGGGCAAGGTCACGCTGAAGGCGGCGGGAGCGGTCGACTATTTCTGCCGCTTCCATCCCAACATGAAGGGCCGTATCGAGGTAGCCCCTTGA
- a CDS encoding HPP family protein, translated as MAFRLFVPILAGATLRERLIACIGAVIGIALTGVISGFAMGKGADVAMLVAPMGASAVLLFAVPSSPLAQPWSIIGGNTISALVGVTVAHFVHDTVIASGLAVALAIAAMSFSRSLHPPGGAAALTGVLGGPAVAAAGFLFPFVPVALNSIILVTLGFLFHKLSRRSYPHVHQPAGGHGTADRPPAERVGFRPEDVDAALSALDETFDIDRDDLERLLRQVELQAMVRSQRTLLCKDIMSCDVISVPETALADEARKQLIDHNIRTLPVVDTDGKLTGAVGLRELTRATDTVKGVMSKAGTALPDTPAMSLLPVLTDGRSHAVVIVDSERHILGLITQTDMLAAAARVQAPAQLKAVA; from the coding sequence ATGGCGTTCCGCCTCTTTGTTCCGATCCTGGCCGGCGCCACGCTGCGCGAACGGCTGATCGCCTGCATCGGTGCCGTGATCGGCATCGCGCTGACCGGCGTGATCAGCGGGTTTGCGATGGGCAAGGGCGCGGATGTAGCAATGCTGGTGGCGCCGATGGGTGCTTCGGCGGTGTTGCTCTTTGCCGTTCCCTCGAGCCCGTTGGCGCAGCCCTGGTCGATCATCGGCGGCAACACGATCTCGGCGCTGGTCGGCGTGACGGTGGCGCATTTTGTGCACGACACGGTGATCGCCTCTGGCCTTGCGGTGGCGCTGGCAATCGCCGCCATGTCATTCTCGCGCTCATTGCATCCGCCGGGCGGCGCAGCAGCGCTTACCGGCGTACTCGGGGGGCCGGCCGTTGCCGCCGCCGGCTTCCTGTTTCCTTTTGTGCCGGTGGCGCTGAACTCAATCATATTGGTGACGCTCGGTTTTCTGTTCCACAAGCTGTCACGACGCAGCTATCCGCACGTGCATCAACCCGCGGGCGGCCACGGCACCGCCGACCGGCCGCCGGCCGAGCGTGTCGGTTTCCGGCCCGAGGATGTCGATGCGGCGCTGTCCGCGCTGGACGAGACTTTCGACATCGACCGCGACGACCTGGAGCGCCTGCTGCGTCAGGTCGAGTTGCAGGCGATGGTGCGCTCGCAGCGCACGCTCCTGTGCAAAGATATCATGTCCTGCGATGTGATCTCGGTGCCGGAAACCGCCTTGGCCGACGAAGCACGCAAACAGCTGATCGATCACAACATCCGCACTCTGCCGGTGGTCGACACGGACGGCAAACTCACCGGCGCGGTAGGCCTGCGCGAGCTGACGAGAGCCACCGATACGGTGAAAGGGGTGATGTCGAAGGCCGGCACCGCCTTACCCGACACGCCGGCGATGAGCCTGCTGCCCGTGCTGACCGACGGGCGCAGCCATGCCGTGGTGATCGTCGATAGCGAGCGGCATATACTCGGCCTGATTACCCAGACCGACATGCTGGCGGCAGCCGCGCGCGTACAGGCGCCGGCGCAGCTCAAAGCGGTGGCATAG
- a CDS encoding crotonase/enoyl-CoA hydratase family protein: protein MTDLVLSETRDDVVILTLNRPDKLNALNYALIDRLLSLLDLIETDDGVRAVILTGAGERAFSAGADIREFAVSVEAGTDVALRDFVARGQRLTARLEAFRKPVIAAVNGLAFGGGCEITEAVPLAIASDRALFAKPEIKLAMPPTFGGTQRLPRLAGRKRALELLLTGDAFSPARALELGLVNQVVPHVQLMPAALDLALRIVSHSQAAVASILTAVARGLNQSIAEGLLVEAEQFARMAPTADLREGLSAWMERRKPIYDGTWMHITRPAGTRRAAR from the coding sequence ATGACCGACCTTGTACTGAGCGAGACGCGCGACGACGTCGTCATCCTCACCCTCAACCGCCCCGACAAGCTGAACGCGCTGAATTACGCGCTGATCGACCGGCTGCTTTCGCTTCTTGACCTGATCGAGACGGACGATGGCGTGCGCGCCGTCATCCTTACCGGGGCAGGGGAGCGCGCCTTCTCCGCCGGCGCCGATATCCGTGAATTCGCGGTGAGCGTTGAGGCAGGTACGGATGTCGCGCTGCGCGATTTCGTGGCGCGCGGCCAGCGCCTGACGGCGCGGCTGGAGGCATTTCGCAAACCGGTCATCGCCGCCGTCAACGGTCTCGCCTTCGGTGGCGGCTGCGAAATCACCGAGGCGGTGCCGCTGGCGATCGCCAGCGATCGCGCGCTGTTTGCAAAGCCCGAGATAAAACTCGCCATGCCGCCGACATTCGGCGGCACGCAGCGCCTGCCGAGACTGGCCGGTCGCAAGCGCGCGCTGGAACTCCTCCTCACCGGGGATGCGTTTTCACCCGCCCGGGCGCTGGAGCTCGGCCTCGTCAACCAGGTCGTGCCGCACGTTCAGCTGATGCCGGCCGCGCTCGACCTCGCGCTGCGTATCGTCAGCCATTCGCAGGCGGCGGTGGCGAGTATCCTCACCGCTGTCGCGCGCGGCCTCAACCAGAGCATCGCCGAAGGCCTGCTCGTCGAAGCCGAACAATTCGCCCGCATGGCTCCCACGGCCGATCTGCGCGAAGGCCTGAGTGCCTGGATGGAGCGACGCAAGCCGATCTATGACGGCACATGGATGCATATCACCCGGCCGGCCGGGACAAGACGAGCGGCGCGGTAG
- a CDS encoding TetR/AcrR family transcriptional regulator, protein MSEKANPTRKRLVDAATKLFYAEGIGRVSVDAVAEKAGLTKRTLYYHFKSKDDLIAAYLDGRDQPNLEQMAGWFEAAEGGADKKVEAIFTNLARVARHPKWKGCGFLRTAAELAATPGHPAVKAGARHKTNFEKWLASALSSHDVAEAKMLAREIVLLMDGAFSSMLIHHDPDYVAAAGHAAATLIRARMTGKG, encoded by the coding sequence ATGAGCGAAAAGGCCAATCCCACCCGAAAGCGCCTCGTCGATGCGGCGACCAAGCTGTTCTATGCCGAAGGCATCGGCCGCGTCAGTGTCGATGCGGTGGCCGAAAAAGCGGGGCTCACCAAGCGCACGCTCTACTATCACTTCAAGAGCAAGGACGACCTGATCGCGGCCTATCTCGACGGCCGCGACCAGCCCAATCTCGAGCAGATGGCCGGCTGGTTCGAGGCGGCGGAGGGCGGCGCGGATAAAAAGGTGGAAGCAATCTTCACCAACCTGGCGCGGGTGGCGCGCCACCCCAAATGGAAGGGCTGCGGCTTCCTGCGCACGGCGGCAGAGTTGGCCGCGACGCCGGGGCATCCGGCGGTGAAGGCTGGGGCGCGCCACAAGACCAATTTCGAAAAATGGCTGGCAAGCGCGCTTTCAAGCCACGATGTCGCCGAGGCGAAAATGCTGGCGCGCGAGATCGTGCTTCTGATGGACGGCGCCTTTTCCAGCATGCTGATCCATCACGACCCCGACTACGTCGCCGCCGCCGGCCACGCCGCCGCGACGCTGATACGGGCAAGGATGACGGGCAAAGGCTAA
- a CDS encoding anion transporter, whose product MTWTGAGALFILVLTYAGVAVGRIPGLRLDRAGIALLGGAAMIAIGAIGIDDAYKAINFDTITLLLGMMIVVAHLKVSGAFRALGGFAIEHAHAPFMLLVMVTLLTGLLSAFLVNDAICLVMAPIVVHVTRVINRNPVPYLIATCTASNCGSVATITGNPQNMVIGALSGISYPAFTLALAPVALFGLLSVIVIVRIVYRAEFSRPAELSPEVYRGRMLPGQVLKATIVCVLLALAFFAGVPVAKAALIAGAFLLVTRAIKPRRIYREIDGPLLFMFAGLFVVVAGAERTLLTPDMIAWAKNIGLDDVWRLSGFTAVLSNIMSNVPAVLALRPFIPGLENPERAWLVVAMSSTLAGNFTLLGSVANLIVAEQAKAAGKELSFSAFFKVGLPLTLVTLLLGTAWLAWS is encoded by the coding sequence ATGACTTGGACTGGCGCCGGCGCGCTTTTCATCCTCGTGCTCACCTATGCTGGCGTCGCCGTCGGCCGTATCCCGGGCCTGCGCCTCGACCGCGCCGGCATTGCGCTGCTGGGCGGCGCCGCCATGATCGCCATCGGCGCGATCGGCATCGATGATGCCTACAAAGCCATCAATTTCGACACCATCACGTTGCTGCTCGGCATGATGATCGTCGTGGCGCATCTGAAGGTCTCCGGCGCGTTTCGGGCGCTCGGCGGCTTTGCCATCGAGCATGCCCATGCACCGTTCATGCTTTTGGTGATGGTGACGCTGTTGACCGGCTTGCTCTCGGCCTTCCTGGTCAATGACGCGATCTGCCTGGTGATGGCGCCGATCGTCGTCCACGTCACACGGGTCATCAACCGCAACCCGGTGCCTTACCTCATCGCCACCTGCACGGCCTCGAACTGCGGCAGCGTCGCCACCATTACCGGCAATCCGCAGAACATGGTGATCGGCGCGCTGTCCGGCATTTCCTATCCGGCTTTCACGCTGGCGCTCGCGCCGGTGGCGCTGTTCGGCCTGCTCTCCGTCATCGTCATCGTGCGCATCGTCTACCGCGCCGAATTCTCCCGCCCTGCCGAACTCAGCCCAGAAGTCTATCGCGGCCGCATGCTGCCCGGGCAGGTGTTGAAGGCCACCATCGTCTGCGTGTTGCTGGCGCTCGCCTTCTTTGCCGGCGTTCCCGTCGCCAAGGCAGCACTGATTGCCGGCGCCTTCCTGCTGGTCACCCGGGCAATCAAGCCGCGGCGCATCTACCGCGAGATCGACGGGCCGCTGCTCTTCATGTTCGCCGGCCTGTTCGTGGTGGTGGCCGGAGCCGAGCGCACGCTGCTCACGCCCGATATGATCGCTTGGGCGAAGAACATCGGCCTCGACGATGTCTGGCGGCTCTCTGGCTTCACCGCGGTGCTTTCAAACATCATGAGCAATGTGCCGGCGGTACTGGCGCTCCGGCCCTTCATCCCTGGGTTGGAAAACCCGGAGCGCGCCTGGCTTGTCGTGGCAATGAGCTCGACGCTTGCCGGTAATTTCACGCTGCTCGGCTCGGTCGCCAATCTGATTGTCGCCGAGCAGGCAAAGGCGGCCGGCAAGGAGCTTTCCTTCTCCGCCTTCTTCAAGGTCGGCCTGCCGCTGACGCTGGTGACGCTTCTGCTCGGTACGGCCTGGCTGGCCTGGTCCTGA
- a CDS encoding CHASE3 domain-containing protein, producing MIVRLRRALRWQALPLLAGFATVALIIGARAILAEAQIADRDASREAFEAQQLLSGLLSLAQDAETGQRGYLLTGEKNYLLPYQHAVDALPALLRRIDEMFPAGSDRAQQAVGIKDAITRKQAELAETIRLYDMGNTAKALDIVRGGRGKLDMDQIRANIDAIRRIDGASLASRAERMEQIEGWLRAGSFAALLGIFLLGIYTIRQSSRRFHEVATAQDALSAKNAALLNEIETREKAESQLRQVQKMEAVGQLTGGIAHDFNNMLAVITSAMNIAQRKLARGEHDVQSFVEAAADAAARAANLTARLLAFSRQQPLAPQIVDANRLVAGMSDLLRRALGHAVEIETVLAGGLWKTHADPSQVENAIINLAVNARDAMDEKGKLTIETANCYLDEAYAVAHPEVKAGQYVMIAVTDTGAGMSPDIMAKAFEPFFTTKPATKGTGLGLSQVFGFVKQSGGHVKIYSELGEGTTIKIYLPRFTGPEEAAAPPKASGRSDVPATETVLLVEDDARVRFSTAATLLELGYTVVEAASGEEALRKLAENAAIALMLTDIVMPGMNGRQLAEQARGHSQSLKVVFMTGFTRNAVVHNGVLDHDVHFIAKPFTLEQLAAKLRDALA from the coding sequence ATGATCGTCCGACTGCGACGCGCCCTGCGATGGCAAGCGCTTCCGCTCCTTGCCGGCTTTGCCACTGTCGCACTGATCATTGGCGCACGCGCCATCCTCGCCGAAGCGCAGATCGCGGATCGCGACGCCAGCCGCGAAGCGTTCGAAGCCCAGCAGTTGCTGTCGGGCCTGCTATCGCTCGCCCAGGACGCCGAGACCGGCCAGCGCGGCTATCTGCTGACAGGCGAGAAGAATTACCTGCTGCCATATCAGCATGCGGTCGATGCGCTGCCGGCGCTGCTCAGGCGCATCGACGAGATGTTTCCGGCCGGCAGCGACAGGGCGCAGCAGGCCGTCGGCATCAAGGATGCGATTACCCGCAAGCAGGCCGAACTCGCGGAGACGATCAGGCTCTACGACATGGGCAACACGGCCAAGGCCCTGGACATCGTGCGCGGCGGCCGGGGCAAGCTGGATATGGACCAGATCCGCGCCAATATCGACGCGATCCGGCGCATCGACGGCGCGAGCCTCGCTTCCCGCGCGGAGCGCATGGAGCAAATCGAAGGCTGGTTGCGCGCCGGCTCGTTCGCCGCGCTGCTGGGCATCTTCCTGCTCGGCATCTACACGATCCGCCAATCCAGCCGCCGCTTCCACGAGGTGGCTACGGCGCAAGACGCCTTGAGCGCGAAGAACGCTGCGCTGCTCAACGAGATCGAGACGCGTGAAAAGGCGGAGTCGCAACTTCGCCAGGTGCAGAAGATGGAAGCGGTTGGCCAGCTCACGGGCGGCATCGCGCATGATTTCAACAATATGCTGGCCGTTATCACCAGCGCCATGAACATCGCGCAGCGCAAGCTAGCTCGCGGCGAACATGACGTGCAGAGCTTCGTCGAGGCGGCCGCCGACGCGGCGGCGCGCGCCGCCAATCTCACGGCCAGGCTGCTTGCCTTTTCCAGGCAGCAGCCACTGGCGCCACAGATCGTCGACGCCAATCGCCTCGTCGCCGGCATGTCGGACCTTTTGCGCCGCGCGCTCGGCCATGCGGTCGAGATCGAAACGGTGCTGGCGGGCGGACTCTGGAAAACGCATGCCGACCCGAGCCAGGTCGAGAACGCGATCATCAACCTGGCGGTCAACGCGCGCGACGCGATGGACGAAAAGGGCAAGCTCACCATCGAGACGGCCAATTGCTATCTCGATGAAGCCTATGCGGTGGCGCATCCGGAGGTGAAGGCTGGCCAGTATGTCATGATCGCGGTGACCGACACCGGCGCTGGCATGTCACCCGACATCATGGCCAAGGCTTTCGAGCCGTTCTTCACCACCAAGCCTGCAACCAAGGGAACGGGGCTCGGGCTCAGCCAAGTGTTCGGCTTCGTCAAGCAATCGGGCGGACACGTCAAAATCTATTCGGAACTCGGCGAAGGCACGACGATCAAGATCTATCTTCCACGTTTCACAGGCCCAGAAGAGGCGGCAGCGCCGCCAAAAGCAAGTGGCAGGAGCGATGTCCCGGCCACCGAAACCGTGCTGCTCGTCGAGGATGACGCCCGCGTGCGCTTTTCGACGGCCGCTACGCTGCTGGAGCTCGGCTACACGGTCGTCGAGGCCGCCAGCGGTGAGGAGGCGCTGCGCAAGCTCGCCGAGAATGCGGCCATCGCACTGATGCTGACGGATATCGTTATGCCGGGCATGAACGGCCGTCAGTTGGCCGAACAGGCACGCGGGCATTCCCAATCGCTGAAAGTGGTGTTCATGACCGGCTTCACCCGCAACGCGGTCGTTCACAATGGCGTGCTCGACCACGATGTGCACTTCATCGCCAAGCCGTTCACGCTGGAACAACTGGCGGCGAAGCTGAGGGATGCGCTGGCTTGA
- a CDS encoding DUF3309 family protein — protein MGLGTILIIILILALLGGFSGLGGGPFYGTGYYGGGGLGLVLVIVIILVVLGRI, from the coding sequence ATGGGTCTCGGCACAATTCTTATAATCATTCTTATCCTTGCCCTGCTGGGCGGCTTCAGTGGCTTGGGCGGCGGGCCGTTCTACGGCACGGGCTACTATGGCGGCGGTGGTCTGGGGCTGGTTCTTGTCATTGTCATCATTCTGGTTGTGCTCGGACGGATCTGA
- a CDS encoding Thivi_2564 family membrane protein — translation MGASVLIGILITFLVVILVLYLVQRLPLDARARQIAQIIVIIIGIISLLKYLAVF, via the coding sequence ATGGGCGCATCGGTTCTTATCGGCATATTGATCACCTTCCTGGTGGTGATCCTGGTGCTCTACCTGGTGCAACGGCTGCCGCTCGATGCCCGCGCGCGGCAGATCGCGCAGATCATCGTCATCATCATCGGCATCATTTCGCTGCTCAAATATCTTGCGGTGTTCTAG
- a CDS encoding GFA family protein, whose product MPEIARSGSCLCGGVQFRVNGEPLRVGLCHCKDCRKTSGSAFHAYAVWPLRAFETTGITSNYGARSFCPTCGSRVPFVGDNEAEVTIGSLDIAPTEGLTPSYELWIGRREPWLQALPAAQQFEHDRIADDSAAGAEAGPEPLQRSA is encoded by the coding sequence ATGCCTGAAATCGCGCGCAGCGGCAGTTGCCTGTGTGGCGGCGTGCAGTTCCGCGTCAATGGCGAGCCACTCCGGGTCGGCCTCTGTCACTGCAAGGACTGCCGCAAGACAAGCGGATCGGCCTTCCATGCCTACGCCGTATGGCCGCTAAGAGCGTTCGAAACCACCGGCATCACCAGCAACTATGGCGCTCGGAGTTTTTGCCCCACATGCGGAAGCCGCGTTCCTTTCGTCGGCGATAATGAGGCCGAGGTCACGATCGGCAGCCTGGACATTGCTCCGACCGAAGGGCTGACGCCGAGCTACGAGCTGTGGATCGGACGCCGCGAGCCCTGGTTGCAAGCCCTCCCCGCGGCGCAACAGTTTGAGCATGACCGGATCGCCGATGATTCGGCGGCAGGCGCTGAAGCCGGCCCGGAGCCACTGCAAAGGTCGGCCTAG
- the msrA gene encoding peptide-methionine (S)-S-oxide reductase MsrA: MASSTERAVLAGGCFWGMQDLIRRLPGVISTRVGYSGGDVPNATYRNHGTHAEAIEINFDPARTSFRTLLEFFFQIHDPTTRNRQGNDIGMSYRSAIFYTSDEQKRIAEDTIADVDASGLWPGKVVTELAPVGPFWEAEPEHQDYLERYPNGYTCHFARPGWKLPVRQQAAAS, encoded by the coding sequence ATGGCTTCTTCCACCGAACGCGCGGTCCTTGCGGGCGGCTGCTTCTGGGGCATGCAGGATCTGATCCGGCGCCTGCCCGGCGTGATCTCAACGCGAGTGGGCTACAGCGGCGGCGATGTACCGAACGCCACCTACCGCAACCACGGCACCCACGCCGAGGCGATCGAGATCAACTTCGATCCGGCCAGGACAAGCTTCCGCACGTTGCTCGAATTCTTCTTCCAGATCCACGATCCGACGACAAGGAACCGCCAGGGCAACGATATCGGCATGAGCTACCGCTCGGCGATTTTCTACACCAGCGATGAACAGAAGCGGATCGCCGAGGACACGATAGCCGACGTCGACGCGTCCGGCCTGTGGCCTGGCAAGGTCGTCACCGAACTCGCCCCGGTCGGGCCTTTCTGGGAAGCAGAGCCCGAGCATCAGGACTATCTCGAGCGCTATCCCAACGGCTACACCTGCCATTTCGCGCGGCCGGGCTGGAAGCTTCCGGTCCGCCAACAGGCGGCCGCGTCATAG
- a CDS encoding ABC transporter permease translates to MSALLAWLLTNPTILAIGAGLVGALGWGFHQRLAGARAERGKQAEAEVAARNVADQVDNDIGALPAEAVRKELKSWASD, encoded by the coding sequence ATGAGCGCGCTGCTGGCATGGCTTCTCACCAATCCGACAATCCTGGCCATCGGCGCCGGCCTTGTCGGCGCCCTCGGCTGGGGCTTCCACCAGCGCCTCGCCGGCGCGCGGGCCGAGCGCGGCAAGCAGGCCGAAGCCGAGGTCGCGGCCCGCAATGTCGCCGACCAGGTCGACAACGATATCGGCGCTTTGCCGGCTGAGGCGGTCAGAAAGGAGCTGAAGTCATGGGCAAGCGACTGA
- a CDS encoding glycoside hydrolase family 108 protein, giving the protein MDRNFARALSLVLSSEGGWSDNPADPGGATMKGVTLTNFRRYVKADATKADLRKISDDQVATVYRRFYWDAVVGADLPAGVDYAAFDFAVNSGPGRAAKYLQAVLGVAQDGRIGPATLAAARGKPAGVVIDALCDARLAFLERLPTWPSFGRGWSARVASVRRQALLMSATPLTTTISVPTAPASADGAGPTAPPADAGSHAGGEAPAAPPKSASPTKATGILALIALALGSLAAWAMHLPCNLSGVFCQ; this is encoded by the coding sequence GTGGACCGCAACTTCGCGCGTGCCCTTTCGCTCGTCCTCTCGTCCGAAGGCGGCTGGTCGGACAATCCCGCCGATCCGGGCGGCGCGACCATGAAGGGCGTCACGCTGACCAATTTCCGCCGCTACGTCAAAGCCGACGCCACCAAGGCCGATCTTCGCAAGATCAGTGATGACCAGGTGGCCACGGTTTACCGTCGTTTCTATTGGGATGCGGTCGTCGGCGCCGACCTTCCTGCCGGCGTCGACTATGCCGCCTTCGACTTTGCCGTGAACAGCGGGCCGGGCAGGGCGGCGAAATATCTTCAAGCTGTGCTCGGCGTCGCCCAGGACGGCCGCATCGGCCCGGCCACGCTCGCCGCGGCAAGGGGAAAACCCGCCGGTGTCGTCATCGACGCGCTCTGCGATGCGCGGCTTGCCTTTCTCGAAAGGCTGCCGACGTGGCCGAGCTTCGGCCGGGGCTGGAGCGCGCGTGTCGCCTCGGTGCGCCGGCAGGCGCTGCTGATGTCGGCCACGCCGCTGACGACGACGATATCCGTGCCGACGGCGCCAGCATCCGCCGATGGTGCGGGGCCAACCGCGCCGCCCGCGGACGCAGGGTCGCATGCCGGCGGTGAGGCGCCCGCCGCGCCACCCAAATCCGCATCGCCCACCAAGGCAACCGGCATCCTTGCGCTGATCGCGCTGGCGCTGGGCTCCCTGGCTGCCTGGGCCATGCATCTTCCCTGCAATCTCTCCGGAGTCTTCTGCCAATGA
- a CDS encoding T6SS immunity protein Tdi1 domain-containing protein codes for MFETFRKNFPVYSRMPADRADFSLDTKIHGLNELFANFGGASFKHGLYRIIRAQDVARWNARVILGFPEFAGRITCFGYDWQGSAFAVDTGRLEEGEPGVLMFEPGTGEALQIPSNLQTFHDVELMEDDDAALASNGYAMWRESGGAEPTYSQCIGHKKPLFLGGEDTIENLELSDLDVYWHIMGQIIAKVKGLPPGTPVRMSP; via the coding sequence GTGTTCGAGACATTCCGAAAAAACTTCCCGGTGTATAGCAGGATGCCGGCGGACAGAGCCGATTTTTCGCTGGATACGAAAATCCATGGGTTGAACGAACTGTTCGCGAATTTCGGCGGCGCCTCGTTCAAACATGGCCTGTACCGGATTATCCGAGCGCAGGATGTGGCGCGATGGAATGCCAGGGTTATCCTGGGTTTTCCCGAATTTGCCGGACGGATCACCTGCTTTGGCTACGACTGGCAGGGCTCGGCGTTTGCAGTCGATACCGGAAGGCTGGAGGAAGGCGAACCCGGCGTCTTGATGTTTGAGCCCGGCACCGGAGAAGCGCTGCAGATTCCCTCCAATCTCCAAACCTTCCACGACGTTGAACTCATGGAGGATGACGATGCGGCATTGGCCTCTAACGGTTATGCAATGTGGCGCGAGAGCGGTGGCGCCGAGCCAACCTATTCCCAATGCATAGGCCACAAGAAGCCGCTGTTTCTCGGGGGTGAGGACACAATCGAGAATCTGGAATTGTCGGACCTGGATGTCTATTGGCATATCATGGGCCAAATCATCGCAAAGGTAAAAGGCCTGCCACCTGGAACCCCGGTCCGCATGTCACCTTGA
- a CDS encoding Coat protein codes for MADAYTRIADAIVPSVYAQYSFEEHVQSLEIYQAGILFSDPAISAKLSMGGRSVDMPGWKDLGNDPSEPVNDDPADSIEMKKIGSRREVAARNVRAQAWGVPDLTAILAGDDPQKLIVRRQTEYWQRANKLTLLGILKGVLADNVANDGGDLVRTTGASIVDTDIIEAAYLMGDRADKFRTIWMHSKQMKALKLADLIDYVPSSEQGEPLIPYYMGLRCVVDDDIPQAAGVYTAFMFKDKAILWNELPVNSEGGPLEFDRKPRQGHGGGVTEMVGRRHFVAHVPGTRFLDASTAGEFATDAELALAMNWDRTASSVKNMSFIALKTTEA; via the coding sequence ATGGCAGACGCCTATACCCGCATCGCGGACGCGATCGTTCCGTCCGTCTATGCCCAGTACTCGTTCGAGGAGCACGTCCAGTCCCTCGAAATCTACCAGGCCGGCATCCTGTTTTCCGATCCGGCGATTTCCGCGAAGCTATCGATGGGGGGCCGCTCGGTCGACATGCCCGGATGGAAGGATCTCGGCAACGATCCGTCGGAGCCGGTCAACGACGATCCGGCCGACTCCATCGAGATGAAGAAGATCGGCTCGCGCCGCGAGGTCGCCGCCCGCAACGTGCGGGCCCAGGCCTGGGGCGTTCCGGACCTGACCGCGATCCTTGCCGGCGACGATCCGCAGAAGCTGATCGTGCGGCGCCAGACCGAATACTGGCAGCGCGCCAACAAGCTCACCCTGCTCGGCATCCTGAAGGGCGTGCTCGCCGACAATGTGGCGAACGATGGCGGCGACCTGGTGCGTACCACCGGCGCCTCGATCGTCGACACCGACATCATCGAGGCGGCCTACCTGATGGGTGATCGTGCGGACAAGTTCCGCACCATCTGGATGCATTCCAAGCAGATGAAGGCCCTCAAGCTCGCCGACCTGATCGACTACGTGCCGTCCTCGGAGCAGGGCGAGCCGCTGATCCCCTATTACATGGGCCTGCGCTGCGTGGTCGACGACGACATCCCGCAGGCTGCGGGCGTCTACACGGCCTTCATGTTCAAGGACAAGGCGATCCTCTGGAACGAGCTGCCGGTCAACTCCGAAGGCGGCCCGCTGGAGTTCGACCGCAAGCCGCGCCAGGGCCATGGCGGCGGCGTCACCGAAATGGTGGGGCGCCGGCATTTCGTGGCCCATGTTCCCGGCACGCGCTTCCTCGATGCTTCCACCGCCGGCGAGTTCGCCACCGACGCCGAGTTGGCGCTGGCGATGAACTGGGACCGCACGGCCTCCAGCGTGAAGAACATGAGCTTCATCGCGCTGAAGACGACGGAAGCGTAA